In the Candidatus Bathyarchaeota archaeon genome, one interval contains:
- a CDS encoding aminopeptidase P family protein codes for MNKFENRVRKFQNLMLEKKIDGCMIRTLPSFRYFTGVGWWQPSLYIPALDVPTIFAFEDEVEEIKEKTWIENVKGYRKVEELMKSVVKVIKESKAETLGFDLDIDASAALYQMFLYMHGDKKIVDVHNLIMELRMVKDLEEIQLIKKASEIAKEALKTALNSVKPGVTETEVAGEAVYKARKMGAESIHIYVNAGKPRIHAHPRNKKVNVGDTVMIDVMPQYEGYYSDKANTTFMEPIDKEKKKAYQAFQEALEECAESLKPELSMKDIEEKARKIYEKYDLIKYYVYGFGHGVGLRFEEDPITTIVVAHRLMKIKENMVLNLGHAPLSGKNLGAIKIEETYLVSKEGAGKLT; via the coding sequence ATGAATAAATTCGAGAATAGAGTTAGAAAATTTCAAAATTTAATGCTTGAAAAAAAGATCGATGGATGCATGATAAGGACATTACCCAGCTTTAGGTATTTTACTGGTGTCGGATGGTGGCAGCCTTCATTATATATTCCAGCTTTAGATGTTCCAACCATATTTGCTTTTGAAGATGAAGTTGAAGAAATTAAAGAGAAAACTTGGATTGAAAATGTTAAAGGTTATAGGAAAGTTGAAGAATTGATGAAAAGTGTAGTGAAAGTTATTAAAGAAAGTAAAGCTGAAACTTTAGGCTTCGATTTAGATATAGATGCTTCAGCAGCTCTTTATCAAATGTTTCTTTATATGCATGGCGATAAAAAAATTGTTGATGTTCATAACTTAATAATGGAGTTAAGAATGGTAAAAGATTTAGAGGAAATTCAGCTTATAAAAAAAGCTTCAGAAATAGCTAAAGAAGCTTTAAAAACAGCTTTAAACTCCGTAAAGCCTGGGGTTACTGAAACCGAGGTGGCTGGAGAGGCTGTTTATAAAGCTAGAAAAATGGGTGCTGAATCAATTCACATTTATGTTAACGCTGGTAAACCTAGAATTCACGCTCATCCAAGAAATAAAAAAGTTAATGTCGGCGACACAGTAATGATTGATGTTATGCCTCAATATGAAGGTTATTACTCTGATAAAGCAAACACAACTTTTATGGAGCCTATTGATAAAGAGAAAAAGAAGGCTTATCAAGCTTTTCAAGAAGCTTTAGAAGAATGCGCTGAAAGCTTAAAACCTGAATTATCAATGAAAGATATTGAAGAAAAAGCAAGAAAAATTTATGAAAAATATGATTTAATAAAATATTATGTTTATGGGTTTGGACATGGTGTAGGGCTTAGATTTGAAGAAGACCCTATAACAACTATAGTTGTTGCGCATCGATTAATGAAAATTAAAGAAAATATGGTTTTAAATTTAGGTCATGCACCTTTATCAGGAAAAAATCTAGGAGCAATAAAAATTGAGGAAACTTATTTAGTAAGTAAAGAAGGGGCTGGAAAGCTTACTTAA